The following nucleotide sequence is from Candidatus Krumholzibacteriia bacterium.
GCCGGTGAGAACCGCACCGCCGCCGGCCTCGATATCGCCGGCGAGCGCGTGGGCCACCGCGCGAAAGTCGATCACCCCCGTGCCGTGGGAGTGCAACGCCCGCAGGCCCGTCACCGCCGGTTCCAGTTCTCGCAGGCGCTCGGGGCCGATGTCCTCCACGTCCTCGATGCCGTTGTCCTTTGCGCGCTGCGCCAGCGCGGCCATCGAAGCCAGCTCGCGCGACTCGATGGCGACGATCAGCTTTCCACAACGGCGATACGGGATGCCCCGCTCCTGCGCAAAGGCCTCCAGCTCGCGCTTGCCCGCGATGCACAGGCGCGCCTTCAGGGATCCGGGTTTGTAGTAGATGCCGGCGTGCAGGACGCCGGAATTGTGCCCGCTCTGGTGCCAGGCGACGTCGGCCTCCTTGTCGAGGACGGCGATGCGCGCCCCGGGGTGGCGGCGCAGGAGTTGCCACGCGGTGGCAAGGCCCACAATGCCGGCGCCAACAATCAGGTAGTCGAAACGGGTCTCGGGAGACGTGTCTGTGTTCATGTGGATTGTGCCACCAGTTGGACGTCCCGGCAGCATACACCATTTGGCCCGCCCCGGTCGCCGGGTGCTATACTATGCGGGAGCCGCCATTCGCATCCACCACGAGGTAACCATGAAAGTCATCGCCGATCTGACCGTGCTCCCCCTGGGAGTCGGCGTCTCCCTGTCCAAATACATTGCTGCGTGCGAAAAGGTCCTCAATGAGGCAAGACTCGAAACGCGCCTGCACGCCTATGGAACCAACATCGAGGGTGAGTGGGACGACGTGTTCGCCGCCATCAAGCGCTGCCACGTCGTGCTCCACGAAATGGGCGTTCCGCGCGTGTCGTGCGTGATCAAAGCGGGAACGCGCACCGACCGCGCCCAGACCATGGACGACAAGGTGCGCAGCGTCGAAGAGAAGATGTAGAATCGCCCGCGCCGTATCACCGGGCTAGAACAGCCCGGTGATGTTGGCGTCCGCGTCGATGTCCATGCGCGCCGCCGCCGGAACCGCCGGCAACCCCGGCATGAGCATCATGTCCCCGCATACCACCACGATGAACCCCGCCCCCGCCGAGAGGATGGCGTCGGTCACCGTGATGGTGAAGCCCTTTGGCGCGCCGATGAGTTTCGGGTTGTCGGAAAGCGACGACTGCGTCTTGGCAATACACACCGGCAACTTGCCGTAGCCAATCCTGGCAAAGCGTTCCAGCTTAATACGCGCGTCCTTCTCGAAGTACACATCGTCCGCCCCGTAGATCTCGGTGGCAATCCTGCGCACCTTCTCCTGCGGGGTCGCGTCCAGGTCATACAGAAACGTGCGTTGCGGATCGGGGTTGGCGTCGGCCAGTTCGGTGGCAATTTTGGCCAGCTCCATGGCGCCTTCCCCACCCCGCATGAACGCGTCGTGTGGCGCGAACGCCACCTCCTGGCCCGCGCAGAAACGGCGCAGTGCCGTGATCTCGGCTTCGGTGTCGAACGGGTAGCGGTTGAGCGCCAC
It contains:
- a CDS encoding MTH1187 family thiamine-binding protein, coding for MKVIADLTVLPLGVGVSLSKYIAACEKVLNEARLETRLHAYGTNIEGEWDDVFAAIKRCHVVLHEMGVPRVSCVIKAGTRTDRAQTMDDKVRSVEEKM